A genomic stretch from Anoplopoma fimbria isolate UVic2021 breed Golden Eagle Sablefish chromosome 8, Afim_UVic_2022, whole genome shotgun sequence includes:
- the ccdc50a gene encoding LOW QUALITY PROTEIN: coiled-coil domain-containing protein 50 (The sequence of the model RefSeq protein was modified relative to this genomic sequence to represent the inferred CDS: inserted 1 base in 1 codon), whose protein sequence is MAECNVSIDKNKLPGVKEVCRDFAVLEDHCLAYNLQEQEIESHLASNVNKSRLVQKDLLVAKKLQEEEDQRAKGETKKQHVDTERQDIEIAQEIQDQLVRQAEQQRLQEEKDAAIARKLQEKEMKEERKRQKQLEANFEEEYFEDHGAARRPLDLDKRTPHKSSSPGRHDAYAPLSPRHDYSPDYSSIEPKRSRYPKQDLAAPNSRSTYPEHYLAAEGGRSRHADPYPEHLLPARGKHGDRYLDSEPTEYGKARGAGWEDTDRAVRRKDRPARPPPPQSPIERDKAWDRKHDRDRGRDLEKERHMEKEQRRHVEHDPRGARTRERDGERSRDGGLSGDRQREKDRQKQKDKDRQRARTRSRERGLEEEPGHSRDRPREGRASWEEQGGDGEREGRDRGRQRVHSGPEDVFDELEEQGGGHSHPNGETGRIVHRVSGAVISETAYGVSEATKGLTKLDIREQELKDMEVARKLQEEEIKASKMHVRTAQVAQDEEIARLLMEQEKKEYRKNRERDNEREREKEKERLALEKMPMERRRPEGDYRPNSEEVVRPRTRDEYEHQRQRNHNKPARPPQPREHDYENVNSGYGYSDHPXPPRAPTRPDAACKGAYYRR, encoded by the exons tgtgcaGAGACTTTGCTGTGCTGGAGGACCACTGCCTGGCCTACAACCTCCAGGAGCAAGAAA TTGAAAGCCACTTGGCGTCCAACGTCAACAAGAGCCGTCTGGTGCAGAAGGACCTGCTGGTGGCCAAgaagctgcaggaggaagaggatcaGAGGGCCAAGGGCGAGACCAAGAAACAGCATGTTGACAC TGAACGTCAAGACATTGAGATCGCCCAGGAGATTCAGGATCAACTGGTCCGACAGGCAGAGCAACAGCGGCTGCAGGAAGAGAAGGATGCG gccATAGCTCGTAAActgcaggagaaggagatgaaagaggaaaggaagagaCAGAAGCAGCTGGAAGCTAACTTTGAGGAGGAATACTTTGAGGATCACGGAG CCGCAAGAAGGCCCCTAGACTTGGACAAACGCACCCCTCACAAATCATCCTCCCCAGGCCGACATGATGCGTACGCTCCACTGAGCCCACGTCATGATTACTCCCCAGATTATAGCTCAATAGAGCCCAAAAGGAGCAGGTACCCAAAGCAGGACCTAGCTGCACCCAACAGCCGCTCCACATATCCTGAGCACTACCTAGCTGCAGAAGGAGGGCGAAGCAGGCATGCAGACCCGTACCCAGAACACCTGTTGCCCGCTAGAGGCAAGCATGGAGACAGATACCTAGATAGTGAGCCCACAGAGTATGGCAAAGCAAGGGGCGCTGGGTGGGAGGACACAGACAGAGCGGTGAGGAGGAAGGACAGACCGGCCAGaccacctccaccacagagCCCCATAGAGAGAGACAAGGCCTGGGATAGAAAACATGACCGAGACAGGGGCAGAGACCTGGAGAAGGAGAGGCATATGgaaaaggagcagaggagacATGTGGAGCACGACCCACGGGGGGCGAGAACAAGAGAAAGAGACGGGGAAAGATCCAGAGATGGAGGACTGAGtggggacagacagagagagaaagacaggcagaaacagaaagacaaagacagacagcgAGCGAGAACCAGGAGCAGGGAGCGAGGACTTGAGGAGGAGCCGGGGCACAGCAGGGACCGGCCGAGGGAGGGCAGGGCTTCTTGGGAGGAGCAAGGGGGTGATGgtgagagggaagggagggacCGGGGCCGGCAACGGGTCCACTCCGGCCCAGAAGATGTGTTTGACGAGCTGGAGGAGCAGGGCGGGGGTCATTCTCACCCCAACGGAGAGACAG GTCGTATTGTGCACCGAGTGAGTGGAGCAGTAATATCAGAAACTGCGTATGGAGTCAGCGAGGCCACCAAGGGTTTGACAAAGCTTGATATCCGTGAGCAGGAGCTGAAGGACATGGAGGTGGCCAGGAAACTGCAAGAGGAGGAAATCAAG GCCAGCAAGATGCATGTGCGTACAGCGCAAGTGGCTCAGGATGAG GAAATCGCCCGACTGTTGATGGAACAAGAGAAGAAGGAGTACAGGAAGAATCGAGAGCGGGACAAcgagagagagcgggagaaagagaaggagaggctGGCCTTGGAGAAGATGCCAATGGAGAGGAGGCGGCCAGAGGGAGACTACCGG CCAAACTCGGAGGAAGTGGTCCGGCCCAGAACACGAGACGAGTATGAACACCAGAGGCAGAGGAACCACAACAAGCCTGCCAG acCTCCTCAGCCGCGAGAACACGACTATGAGAATGTGAACTCTGGCTACGGTTACTCggaccacc ccccccctcgcgCCCCCACCCGACCTGATGCTGCTTGCAAAG